One Spinacia oleracea cultivar Varoflay chromosome 4, BTI_SOV_V1, whole genome shotgun sequence DNA segment encodes these proteins:
- the LOC130459622 gene encoding uncharacterized protein, giving the protein MKRRERSWMYDRLDGRNLKPDFLKGVGEFIEFCKEHPTCNDGDKIRCPCPLCDNRRLMSNRGEHSAIRSRLGARGGGREGGCEGGRGGGHGADHGAGRGGTTRVTQPSLDTYFDDDETQGEYSEEVVPDSQVNEEAEDSGVVWMAPGELWFDHSSISRDITNVIQKYFKSPWTCYTKVDKDTKDHWFTLFKRTYKWLPEFDHLAVRDYHANAYKRVKYIHYQITRKSNGRKPDWMSEKVHADMMKHVDDDEFKKRSEQAKKNRRGGSLTNNVEPSHFQGSISTTEAAKKMAKESGGVMPTAGDLYLKTHTKEVPGKGKVPCSSKAKQIKVTYYYSNKAYETRFKFKINP; this is encoded by the exons ATGAAAAGAAGAGAGCGTAGTTGGATGTATGATAGACTCGACGGGCGCAATCTTAAGCCCGACTTTCTCAAGGGGGTTGGAGAGTTCATTGAGTTTTGCAAAGAGCATCCAACATGCAATGATGGTGACAAAATAAGATGCCCATGCCCCTTGTGTGATAACAGGCGTTTG ATGTCCAATCGAGGAGAACATTCAGCCATCCGCAGTCGTTTAGGTGCACGTGGAGGTGGTCGTGAAGGTGGTTGTGAAGGTGGTCGTGGAGGTGGCCATGGAGCTGACCATGGAGCTGGCCGTGGAGGTACTACACGGGTGACCCAACCCTCACTGGATACCTACTTTGATGATGACGAAACTCAAGGTGAATACTCTGAAGAGGTGGTACCTGATTCACAAGTAAATGAAGAAGCTGAGGATTCTGGAGTCGTTTGGATGGCACCGGGTGAACTTTG GTTTGATCACAGTTCCATTTCGCGGGATATTACTAACGTCATCCAGAAATATTTCAAGAGTCCTTGGACGTGTTATACCAAAGTTGACAAGGATACAAAAGATCATTGGTTCACTCTGTTCAAG AGGACCTATAAATGGTTGCCTGAGTTTGATCACCTTGCTGTGCGTGATTACCATGCAAATGCATATAAACGGGTTAAGTACATCCACTACCAAATAACAAGAAAGAGTAATGGAAGGAAGCCAGATTGGATGTCTGAGAAAGTGCATGCAGATATGATGAAGCACGTGGATGATGATGAATTCAAGAAAAGATCTGAGCAGGCTAAGAAAAATAGAAGAGGGGGTTCATTAACCAACAATGTTGAACCATCACATTTCCAAGGTTCCATTTCCACAACTGAGGCTGCAAAGAAAATG GCAAAGGAAAGTGGAGGTGTGATGCCTACAGCTGGTGACTTATATTTGAAGACACACACGAAGGAAGTACCGGGTAAAGGGAAAGTCCCTTGTAGTAGCAAAGCAAAGCAAATCAAGGTAACTTACTATTattcaaacaaagcttatgaaacacgttttaagtttaaaatcaaccCTTAG